One stretch of Stigmatella aurantiaca DNA includes these proteins:
- a CDS encoding putative ABC transporter permease, with the protein MIGRGSRSETPPGAGGQPLGPVARFIVYGLVGWCIECLFTSLVDLATGAGDLRLRGYSYLWMHPIWGVGLLLGEQFVGVMKRAGLSRLLRATLGMLLCFAVEYSTGAVLLAVVGLCPWDYSASWASVHGLIRLDYAPYWFLCAWMCEFLFTLVSRVHVWAPVAPAAAEPPAALEAPASLYAGVGAGRG; encoded by the coding sequence ATGATCGGACGGGGAAGCAGAAGCGAGACGCCGCCAGGGGCTGGAGGGCAGCCACTGGGCCCCGTGGCCCGCTTCATCGTCTACGGCCTGGTGGGCTGGTGCATCGAGTGCCTCTTCACCTCGCTGGTGGACCTGGCCACGGGCGCGGGAGACCTCCGGCTCCGGGGCTACTCCTACCTGTGGATGCACCCCATCTGGGGCGTGGGCCTGCTGCTGGGCGAGCAGTTCGTGGGGGTGATGAAGCGCGCCGGGCTGAGCCGCCTGCTGCGCGCCACCCTGGGCATGCTCCTGTGCTTCGCGGTGGAGTACTCCACCGGCGCGGTGCTCCTCGCCGTGGTGGGCCTCTGCCCCTGGGACTACTCCGCCTCGTGGGCCAGCGTGCACGGGCTGATTCGCCTCGACTACGCCCCGTACTGGTTCTTGTGTGCGTGGATGTGTGAGTTCCTGTTCACCCTGGTGAGCCGGGTTCACGTGTGGGCCCCCGTGGCCCCGGCGGCGGCCGAGCCTCCGGCGGCCCTGGAGGCCCCCGCATCATTATATGCGGGCGTGGGTGCGGGCCGCGGTTAG
- a CDS encoding methylase produces the protein MSEAPERRTRGRTSRSRLRALDAYLVHAERPLLERQDGPWDEAAFLDVGFGEHPWTTLESAEAFRALNPRLRVIGVEADAGRAAAAAPHAAAHTHFRHGGFGWAREAGQPVRLVRAMNILRQYRPEEAAAAHAELGEALLPGGLLVEGSTDGPGGITVAYLLRREAGGLHREALLFHTDFHQGFAPLLFRDWLPVDWRRRLARGSALHAFFEAWTAAWTEARAHGASTPEAGFLQGAQRLAHTCPGVSPEPWLWERGYLRWQPPGGVPRPG, from the coding sequence GTGAGCGAGGCTCCCGAGCGCCGGACGCGTGGCCGCACGTCCCGCTCCCGGCTGCGGGCGCTGGATGCGTACCTCGTGCACGCCGAGCGTCCACTGCTGGAACGGCAGGACGGACCGTGGGACGAGGCCGCCTTCCTGGACGTGGGCTTCGGCGAGCACCCATGGACGACGCTGGAGAGCGCCGAGGCGTTCCGGGCGTTGAACCCCCGGCTGCGCGTCATCGGCGTGGAGGCGGATGCGGGGCGGGCGGCGGCGGCGGCCCCCCACGCGGCGGCGCACACCCACTTCCGGCACGGGGGCTTCGGCTGGGCGCGCGAGGCGGGGCAGCCGGTCCGGCTCGTGCGGGCGATGAACATCCTGCGCCAGTACCGGCCCGAGGAGGCCGCGGCGGCGCACGCGGAGCTGGGCGAGGCGCTGCTGCCCGGGGGGCTCTTGGTGGAGGGCAGCACGGATGGGCCGGGGGGCATCACCGTGGCGTACCTGCTGCGGCGGGAGGCCGGGGGGCTGCACCGCGAGGCGCTGCTCTTCCACACGGACTTCCACCAGGGCTTCGCGCCGCTGCTCTTCCGGGACTGGCTGCCGGTGGACTGGCGCCGGCGCCTGGCGCGGGGCTCGGCCCTGCACGCGTTCTTCGAGGCCTGGACGGCGGCGTGGACCGAGGCCCGGGCCCACGGGGCAAGCACCCCCGAGGCGGGCTTTCTCCAGGGCGCCCAGCGGCTGGCCCACACCTGTCCGGGCGTCAGCCCCGAGCCGTGGCTGTGGGAGCGTGGCTACCTGCGCTGGCAGCCTCCGGGTGGGGTGCCCCGCCCGGGCTAA
- a CDS encoding O-acetyl-ADP-ribose deacetylase — translation MRLELWLGDITAVAADAIVNAANSSLLGGGGVDGAIHRAAGPELLQECRTLGGCPTGEARITRGYRLPARHVLHTVGPRWQGGERGEPELLARCYQSVFALVEAHGLRTVAVPSISTGIYGYPLAQASRIALREIHAALARLPAVEKVTVVLFSPADLEVYRQALADVPGARGGVPG, via the coding sequence ATGCGGCTGGAGCTTTGGCTTGGAGACATCACGGCGGTGGCGGCGGACGCCATTGTCAACGCGGCGAACAGCTCGCTGCTGGGCGGCGGGGGCGTGGATGGCGCCATCCACCGCGCGGCGGGGCCGGAGTTGCTGCAGGAGTGCCGCACGCTGGGGGGGTGCCCCACGGGCGAGGCGCGCATCACCCGGGGCTACCGGCTGCCCGCGCGCCACGTCCTCCACACGGTGGGGCCGCGCTGGCAGGGCGGGGAGCGGGGCGAGCCGGAACTGCTGGCGCGCTGCTACCAGAGCGTCTTCGCGCTGGTGGAGGCGCACGGGCTGCGCACGGTGGCCGTTCCCTCCATCTCCACGGGCATCTACGGGTACCCCCTCGCGCAGGCCTCACGCATCGCGCTGCGGGAGATTCACGCGGCGCTCGCGCGGCTGCCCGCGGTGGAGAAGGTGACGGTGGTGCTCTTCAGCCCGGCGGACCTGGAGGTGTACCGGCAAGCCCTGGCGGACGTGCCGGGAGCCCGGGGAGGCGTGCCCGGGTGA
- a CDS encoding Fis family transcriptional regulator produces MNPRGYGEEELVSNRASLLLYGGTEEERRSWAQEAAYHFEHEGALVEVRQAAELAPALQRPKGVVFIPDVSKLGREAQGAILRCLQTQEERPKLVVAILGSAEAALERGVLRDDLHYRLHQAQVNLAQPGLRETLKERWARLAELRAAKEAETRAAAERDLQAAMNRAPGTVTRLTPQQRKAQGAKPSARKTGRR; encoded by the coding sequence TTGAATCCCCGCGGGTATGGCGAAGAGGAGTTGGTCTCCAACCGCGCGTCACTGCTGCTCTACGGGGGAACGGAGGAGGAGCGGCGTTCCTGGGCGCAGGAGGCGGCGTACCACTTCGAGCACGAGGGCGCGCTGGTGGAGGTCCGCCAGGCGGCGGAGCTGGCCCCGGCGCTGCAACGCCCCAAGGGCGTGGTGTTCATTCCGGATGTGTCCAAGCTGGGCCGGGAGGCCCAGGGCGCCATCCTGCGGTGTCTGCAGACGCAGGAGGAGCGGCCCAAGCTGGTGGTCGCCATCCTGGGCTCGGCGGAGGCAGCGCTGGAGCGCGGGGTGCTGCGCGATGACTTGCACTACCGGCTGCACCAGGCGCAGGTGAACCTGGCCCAGCCCGGGCTGCGCGAGACGCTGAAGGAGCGCTGGGCCCGGCTGGCGGAGCTGCGCGCGGCGAAGGAGGCGGAGACGCGCGCGGCGGCCGAGCGGGATTTGCAGGCGGCGATGAACCGCGCGCCCGGCACGGTGACGCGGCTCACGCCCCAGCAGCGCAAGGCGCAGGGCGCGAAGCCCTCGGCGCGCAAGACGGGCCGCCGGTAG
- a CDS encoding type II secretion system protein GspG, translated as MTETPAQLAPSPRPARLLLVIALVLCAVAVPTTLALRGKEDPSYALVHADFAVLKAAAEKYLAAHGTLPEEGPLDFLVPEFLPELPLDPWGRPYVFLYNGRQVFLATFGADGQRGGSGAEQDHTIHDGHSP; from the coding sequence ATGACCGAGACCCCCGCGCAGCTTGCTCCCAGCCCCCGCCCGGCGCGGCTGCTCCTCGTGATTGCCCTGGTGCTGTGCGCGGTCGCCGTGCCCACCACCCTGGCCCTGCGGGGGAAGGAGGACCCCTCGTACGCGCTCGTCCACGCGGACTTCGCGGTGCTGAAGGCCGCGGCGGAGAAGTACCTGGCCGCCCACGGCACGCTGCCCGAGGAGGGCCCGCTCGACTTCCTGGTGCCCGAGTTCCTCCCGGAGCTGCCGTTGGACCCCTGGGGGCGCCCTTACGTGTTCCTGTACAACGGCCGGCAGGTGTTCCTGGCCACCTTCGGCGCGGACGGGCAGCGCGGCGGCTCTGGGGCGGAGCAGGACCACACCATTCACGATGGCCATTCGCCCTGA
- a CDS encoding response regulator: MSSSSPLFGDLLLKLGIVTPSQVQEALALQPRTGQRVGEALISLGYVTRAQLHDALSEALGLNNEKGPAHPPLGELLVGLKYISLGQLEEALAFQRKDGRKLGEILVEMGHCTYRQIYEALSLQGRISGRQEAPRQVLQGHHRVMVVDDSPLACDFVKEGLEALSLGYEVMCFQDPYEALEQVGKVQPAIVLSDLDMPGIDGLELCWRLKESPSRQVPVIILTANDSEAERVKGLRAGADDYVNKSASMAELSARIESVMRRTSETERMRKLFARYTSDAVVEEILKSPDTVVLTGEKREVTVLFADIRNFTGLAESLPPEQVVGVLNQVLGRLSDAVLTCGGTLDKFLGDGLMAVWGAPVHRTDDALRALQAAKMMMSAMVELRQAAQAEWAANERLGRPLVLELGIGINSGLAVAGNIGGSMRTEYTCIGDAVNVAARLCALAGPGEILAGERTRALVSNREMPFEDLPPVRLKGKQQPVPLYRVL, from the coding sequence ATGAGCTCCTCCAGCCCCCTCTTCGGCGACCTTCTGCTCAAGCTTGGCATCGTCACGCCCAGCCAGGTGCAGGAGGCGCTTGCGCTCCAGCCCCGCACGGGCCAGCGCGTGGGCGAGGCGCTCATCTCCCTGGGCTACGTCACCCGGGCGCAGCTCCACGACGCGCTGAGCGAGGCGCTGGGGCTCAACAACGAGAAGGGCCCCGCGCACCCGCCCCTGGGCGAGCTCCTGGTGGGCCTCAAGTACATCTCCCTGGGCCAGCTCGAGGAGGCGCTCGCCTTCCAGCGCAAGGATGGGCGCAAGCTGGGCGAAATCCTGGTGGAGATGGGCCACTGCACCTACCGGCAAATCTACGAGGCGCTGAGCCTCCAGGGCCGCATCTCCGGCCGCCAGGAGGCCCCCCGCCAGGTGCTCCAGGGCCACCACCGGGTGATGGTGGTGGATGACAGTCCGCTCGCGTGTGACTTCGTGAAGGAGGGGCTGGAGGCGCTGAGCCTGGGCTACGAGGTGATGTGCTTCCAGGACCCGTACGAGGCGCTGGAGCAGGTGGGCAAGGTGCAGCCGGCCATCGTCCTGTCGGACCTGGACATGCCGGGCATCGACGGGCTGGAGCTGTGCTGGCGGCTCAAGGAGAGCCCCTCCCGGCAGGTGCCCGTCATCATCCTCACCGCCAACGACAGCGAGGCCGAGCGCGTGAAGGGCCTGCGCGCCGGGGCCGACGACTACGTGAACAAGTCGGCCTCCATGGCGGAGCTGTCCGCGCGGATTGAAAGCGTCATGCGCCGCACGAGCGAGACGGAGCGCATGCGCAAGCTGTTCGCGCGCTACACCTCGGACGCGGTGGTGGAGGAGATCCTCAAGAGCCCGGACACCGTGGTGCTCACCGGCGAGAAGCGCGAGGTGACGGTGCTCTTCGCGGACATCCGCAACTTCACGGGCCTGGCCGAGAGCCTCCCTCCTGAGCAGGTGGTGGGCGTGCTCAACCAGGTGCTGGGCCGGCTCTCCGACGCGGTGCTCACCTGCGGCGGCACGCTGGACAAGTTCCTCGGCGATGGGCTGATGGCGGTGTGGGGCGCGCCCGTGCACCGCACGGACGATGCGCTCCGGGCGCTCCAGGCCGCGAAGATGATGATGTCGGCCATGGTGGAGCTGCGCCAGGCGGCCCAGGCCGAGTGGGCCGCCAACGAGCGCCTGGGCCGGCCGCTGGTGCTGGAGCTGGGCATCGGCATCAACTCGGGGCTGGCGGTGGCCGGCAACATCGGCGGCTCCATGCGCACCGAGTACACGTGCATTGGCGATGCGGTGAACGTGGCCGCGCGCCTGTGCGCGCTCGCGGGCCCGGGGGAAATCCTCGCGGGCGAGCGCACGCGGGCGCTCGTCTCCAACCGGGAGATGCCCTTCGAGGACTTGCCCCCGGTGCGGCTCAAGGGCAAACAGCAGCCCGTGCCGCTCTACCGCGTGTTGTGA
- the agmC gene encoding adventurous gliding motility protein AgmC: MKSAFLKNSLRTALLALLACALPVLAAPDNVLLGTGRDGAFTATALNQVINRYAQVTVPRAPGDTTLTVGDATGFAADQLVMVIQMTGIVPEPPSGGTGPIDLSNNPVGRWEFARLASVSGTTLTLTAPLIHSYAANVTQVIWVPEYTTVSIPTGRSLTAAEWNGSTGGVLAFLATGAVTNLGGITVSGKGFRGGKPVVDISGTTGCTGLDEAPPAGAQKGEGIAFTRYGPLQTGRGQVANGGGGGVCLKSGGGGGGNAGAGGQGGNSYLDEFGTEDSGNRPVGGLGGLALTLSLADRLMMGGGGGAGHSVDGTSRPGGEGGGILFIRATQMTGPGTVTANGLAVAPSSEMDAAGGGGAGGSAYLRFTTTAATVPPCGGWQSTGGTGGTTGLAVGPGGGGGGGRIYYQRAGTSCLPSATAANGSNPGGQPNPDVPQAYGATAGTIGSTVRVTGSYPTALPPTPVVVTPANGSLTNNATPTYTGTLPTPFPAGTQVAVFVDSVQVALVTPTAAGAWTASPGTSLGQGPHTVYAVAFLPDQVVYGNSSNTNTFTVDSVPPAAPVVTTPANGSATNDSTPTYSGTAEPGSTVAIIVDGTSAGTAVADASGNWTFTPTTPLPDGPHTVRATASDAAGNVSPPSNTNNFTVDTAAPAAPVVTTPANNAVINDNTPTYSGTAEQGSTVNVIVDGVPVGTATANASGNWSFTPTVPLLDGPHTVSATATDAAGNTSPASNTNTFIVDTTEPVAPVVVTPANFSTTSDNTPTYSGTAEPGTTVNVIVNGTSVGTALTNGSGNWTLTPTTPLPDGQYSVSATATDNAGNTSPASNTNVFTVDTAAPAAPVVTTPANGSLINDTTPTYSGTAEPGSTVTVIVDGTSVGTATADASGNWSLTPTTPLAEGPHTVSATAVDAAGNTSPASNTNTFTVDATAPAAPVVVTPANGSTTSDNTPTFSGTAEPGSTVNVIVDGTSVGTTTADASGNWTFTPTAGLSSGPHTVSATAVDAAGNTSPASNTNTFTVDADPPGAPVVVTPANGSVTNDNTPTFSGTAEPGTTVTLSLDGTEFANSIPVDASGNWNYTPTAPLADGTYAVSAVSIDAVGNASPASNTNTFTVDATAPAAPVITSPADGSSTGDSTPTITGTAEPGTTVTVIIDGTPVGTAPVDASGNWTFTPPTPLPEGPHTVTATATDPAGNTGPASQPVDFIIDESLPGTPEVTSPTNGSATNDPTPVISGTAEPGTTVTVIIDGTPVGTAPVDAAGNWTFTPPAPLADGPHTVIVTATDTTGNVSAPSTPVSFTVDTAAPETEIVSGPEGSTPSTDATFTFSSNEEGVTYECSLDGGDFVPCTNPVTFPGLAEGGHVLEVRARDAAGNVDGSPATWTWTVTGSGEEPPQGDDLNFLGDGIGCASAGSSPASLAVMGLALLAALGFRRRRA, encoded by the coding sequence ATGAAATCAGCCTTCTTGAAGAACTCCTTGCGCACTGCGCTCCTGGCGCTTCTGGCCTGCGCGCTGCCCGTGCTGGCCGCTCCTGACAATGTCTTGCTGGGCACCGGGCGGGACGGGGCTTTCACCGCCACGGCGCTCAATCAGGTCATCAACCGCTATGCCCAGGTGACGGTGCCACGCGCGCCGGGCGACACGACGCTCACGGTGGGCGATGCCACAGGCTTCGCCGCAGACCAGCTGGTGATGGTCATCCAGATGACGGGCATCGTCCCCGAGCCGCCCTCAGGCGGGACGGGGCCGATTGATCTCAGCAACAACCCGGTGGGCCGCTGGGAGTTCGCGCGCCTGGCTTCGGTGTCTGGCACGACGCTGACGCTGACGGCACCGCTCATCCACTCGTACGCCGCGAACGTCACCCAGGTCATCTGGGTGCCCGAGTACACCACGGTGAGCATCCCAACGGGCCGTTCGCTCACCGCGGCGGAGTGGAACGGGAGCACCGGTGGCGTGCTGGCCTTCCTGGCCACGGGCGCAGTGACGAACCTGGGCGGCATCACCGTCTCGGGCAAGGGCTTCCGGGGCGGCAAACCCGTGGTGGACATCAGTGGCACCACGGGCTGCACGGGCTTGGACGAGGCGCCCCCGGCAGGAGCCCAGAAGGGCGAAGGCATCGCCTTCACGCGTTACGGGCCGTTGCAGACGGGCCGCGGCCAAGTGGCCAATGGTGGCGGTGGCGGCGTGTGCTTGAAGTCCGGCGGTGGCGGCGGTGGCAACGCGGGCGCCGGCGGCCAGGGCGGCAACAGCTACCTGGATGAGTTCGGGACGGAGGACAGCGGCAACCGGCCCGTGGGCGGCCTGGGAGGCCTGGCGCTGACGCTGTCATTGGCCGACCGCCTGATGATGGGCGGCGGCGGTGGGGCGGGGCACTCCGTGGACGGCACCAGCCGGCCGGGCGGTGAGGGCGGCGGCATCCTCTTCATCCGGGCCACGCAGATGACCGGACCGGGCACCGTGACGGCCAACGGATTGGCCGTGGCGCCCAGCAGTGAAATGGATGCGGCAGGGGGTGGCGGTGCCGGAGGCAGCGCCTACCTGCGGTTCACCACGACGGCGGCAACTGTGCCTCCGTGTGGCGGTTGGCAATCCACGGGTGGCACTGGTGGAACAACGGGTCTTGCGGTGGGTCCTGGCGGTGGCGGCGGTGGTGGCCGGATCTACTACCAGCGGGCGGGGACCTCCTGTCTTCCCTCGGCCACGGCGGCCAATGGCTCCAATCCCGGCGGTCAGCCCAACCCGGATGTGCCGCAAGCCTATGGTGCGACGGCCGGCACCATCGGCTCGACGGTCCGGGTCACGGGCTCCTACCCGACGGCGCTTCCGCCCACCCCCGTGGTGGTGACGCCGGCCAACGGCTCGCTGACGAATAACGCCACGCCCACGTATACCGGCACGCTTCCGACGCCTTTCCCCGCGGGCACCCAGGTGGCCGTATTCGTGGATAGCGTTCAGGTCGCCCTGGTGACGCCGACGGCCGCGGGCGCCTGGACCGCTTCGCCCGGCACGTCGCTGGGTCAGGGACCTCACACCGTCTATGCCGTGGCCTTCCTCCCGGATCAGGTGGTGTATGGCAATTCGAGCAACACCAACACCTTCACCGTGGACAGCGTTCCCCCGGCCGCGCCTGTGGTGACAACGCCTGCCAATGGCTCGGCCACCAACGACAGCACGCCCACGTACAGTGGCACGGCGGAGCCCGGCAGCACCGTCGCCATCATCGTGGACGGCACGTCCGCGGGCACCGCCGTCGCGGACGCCAGCGGCAACTGGACCTTCACGCCCACCACGCCGCTGCCGGATGGGCCGCACACGGTGCGCGCCACGGCCTCGGATGCCGCGGGCAATGTCAGCCCTCCGTCCAACACCAATAATTTCACTGTGGACACCGCCGCGCCGGCCGCGCCCGTGGTGACGACGCCCGCCAACAACGCGGTCATCAACGACAACACGCCTACATACAGTGGCACGGCGGAGCAGGGCAGCACCGTCAACGTCATCGTGGATGGCGTTCCGGTGGGCACCGCTACCGCGAATGCCAGCGGCAACTGGAGCTTCACGCCCACCGTGCCGCTGCTGGACGGGCCGCACACGGTGAGCGCCACGGCCACGGACGCCGCGGGCAACACCAGCCCCGCCTCCAACACCAACACCTTCATCGTGGACACCACCGAGCCGGTCGCGCCCGTGGTGGTGACTCCCGCGAACTTCTCGACCACCAGCGACAACACGCCGACCTACAGCGGCACGGCCGAGCCGGGCACCACCGTCAATGTCATCGTGAATGGCACCTCCGTGGGCACCGCCCTCACGAATGGCAGCGGCAACTGGACCCTCACGCCCACCACGCCGTTGCCGGATGGGCAGTACTCGGTGAGCGCCACGGCCACGGACAACGCGGGCAACACCAGCCCCGCCTCCAACACCAATGTCTTCACCGTGGACACCGCCGCGCCGGCCGCGCCCGTGGTGACGACGCCCGCCAATGGCTCGCTCATCAACGACACCACGCCCACGTACAGCGGCACGGCGGAGCCCGGCAGCACCGTCACCGTCATCGTGGATGGCACCTCCGTGGGCACTGCCACGGCGGATGCGAGCGGCAACTGGAGCCTCACGCCCACCACGCCGCTGGCCGAGGGCCCGCACACGGTGAGCGCCACGGCCGTGGATGCCGCGGGCAACACCAGCCCTGCCTCCAACACCAACACCTTCACCGTGGATGCCACCGCGCCGGCCGCGCCCGTGGTGGTGACGCCCGCCAATGGCTCGACCACCAGTGACAACACGCCCACCTTCTCGGGCACCGCCGAGCCGGGCAGCACCGTCAACGTCATCGTGGATGGCACGTCCGTGGGCACCACCACCGCGGATGCCAGCGGCAACTGGACCTTCACGCCCACCGCGGGGCTGTCCTCCGGCCCGCACACGGTGAGCGCCACGGCCGTGGATGCCGCGGGCAACACCAGCCCTGCCTCCAACACCAACACCTTCACCGTGGACGCGGATCCGCCGGGGGCGCCCGTGGTGGTGACGCCCGCGAACGGCTCGGTCACCAACGACAACACGCCCACCTTCTCGGGCACCGCCGAGCCGGGCACCACGGTGACGCTCTCTCTGGATGGCACCGAGTTCGCCAACAGCATCCCCGTGGATGCGAGCGGCAACTGGAACTACACGCCCACCGCGCCGCTGGCCGATGGCACCTACGCCGTGAGCGCCGTGTCCATCGACGCGGTCGGCAACGCCAGCCCCGCCTCCAACACCAACACCTTCACCGTGGACGCCACGGCCCCCGCCGCGCCGGTCATCACCTCGCCGGCGGATGGGTCCAGCACCGGGGACTCGACGCCCACCATCACGGGCACCGCCGAGCCGGGCACCACCGTGACGGTCATCATCGACGGTACGCCCGTGGGCACCGCCCCCGTGGACGCCAGCGGCAACTGGACCTTCACGCCCCCCACGCCGCTGCCCGAGGGTCCGCACACCGTCACCGCCACGGCCACCGATCCGGCGGGCAACACGGGACCCGCGTCCCAGCCTGTCGATTTCATCATCGATGAGAGCCTGCCCGGGACGCCGGAAGTCACGAGCCCCACCAACGGCTCGGCGACCAATGACCCCACGCCCGTCATCTCCGGCACCGCGGAGCCGGGCACCACCGTGACGGTCATCATCGACGGCACGCCGGTGGGCACCGCTCCCGTGGACGCCGCGGGCAACTGGACGTTCACGCCCCCTGCGCCGCTGGCCGATGGCCCCCACACCGTCATCGTCACCGCCACGGACACCACGGGCAACGTCAGCGCCCCCTCCACCCCGGTCTCCTTCACCGTGGACACGGCCGCGCCGGAGACGGAGATCGTCTCCGGGCCCGAGGGCTCCACCCCGAGCACGGACGCCACGTTCACCTTCTCCTCCAACGAGGAGGGCGTGACGTACGAGTGCAGCCTGGACGGCGGGGACTTCGTGCCCTGCACCAACCCCGTCACCTTCCCGGGGCTGGCCGAGGGCGGCCACGTCCTCGAGGTGCGGGCCCGGGATGCGGCCGGCAACGTGGACGGCTCCCCTGCCACCTGGACCTGGACCGTCACCGGCTCGGGCGAGGAGCCCCCGCAGGGCGATGACCTGAACTTCCTCGGCGACGGCATCGGCTGTGCGTCGGCGGGGAGCTCGCCGGCCTCCCTGGCGGTGATGGGCCTGGCGCTGCTCGCGGCGCTCGGCTTCCGCCGCCGCCGGGCGTAG
- a CDS encoding OmpA family protein, with translation MIDASLSTGPLRAPGRRVRWGGLGRLPALAGCLLPLLSATALAQPAGLPEIELERLSLNPSGAGSLILGTGELLRDGGYRFSLTGHYENDPLVLFEGDERVGPVVQHRVTGHLAGAYGLSDMLEVQLQVPVLLMQRGEDLTARGVGRPEEGLALGTPLVGLRLGVLSQHHGDPLDLAVGVNVGLPLGNADSLAREPSLRATPSVMVGRRFGFLRAALDAGALLRPRTLFSDDADVRDEVGDAVRLGAVLATTDEGLRGEVDVIGMIPFRREGANIEALAGVRLPLGGHFEAYALGGVGFGESPGTPTFRGLVGLAVGSGAPAACVAGGKHTPSQCPDLDDDGDGVKNRQDACPTEGGTGEAQGCPVREVDSDGDGILDVRDACPSVAGEAVHEGCPDTDKDGIPDAADQCPSEAGLAAFQGCPDTDRDGLQDSQDACPTEAGPANRKGCPVKDTDGDGVLDAQDSCPSEAGLKELKGCPAKDTDNDTVADHLDNCPSEAGPADNQGCPAKQKQLVAIRQDRIDIKDTVYFDSGKATIQRRSYKLLDQVAKLLKEHPEMENITIEGHTDNVGKPEANLRLSQHRAEAVKDYLARKGVAPQRLEAKGYGQERPIAPNTTSKGRATNRRVEFLTTTREGAQQ, from the coding sequence ATGATTGATGCTTCGCTCTCCACGGGCCCGTTGCGGGCTCCCGGCCGCCGTGTGCGCTGGGGCGGCCTCGGCCGCCTGCCGGCGCTGGCGGGTTGTCTCCTGCCGCTGCTGAGCGCCACCGCGCTGGCTCAGCCCGCGGGACTTCCCGAGATTGAACTTGAGCGGCTGTCGCTGAATCCCAGCGGCGCGGGCTCGCTGATTCTGGGCACCGGCGAGCTGCTGCGGGACGGGGGCTACCGGTTCTCCCTCACGGGCCACTACGAGAATGATCCGCTCGTGCTCTTCGAGGGCGACGAGCGCGTGGGGCCCGTGGTGCAGCACCGGGTGACGGGCCACCTGGCGGGCGCGTATGGCCTGTCGGACATGTTGGAAGTGCAGCTGCAGGTGCCCGTGCTGCTGATGCAGCGCGGAGAGGACCTAACCGCGCGCGGCGTGGGCCGTCCCGAGGAGGGACTGGCGCTGGGCACCCCGCTGGTGGGCCTGCGGTTGGGCGTGCTGTCGCAGCACCATGGCGACCCGCTGGACCTGGCGGTGGGCGTGAACGTGGGGCTGCCGCTGGGCAACGCCGACTCGCTGGCGCGCGAGCCCTCGCTGCGGGCCACCCCGAGCGTGATGGTGGGCCGCCGCTTCGGCTTCCTGCGCGCCGCGCTCGACGCGGGGGCGCTGCTGCGGCCTCGCACCCTGTTCAGTGATGACGCCGATGTGCGCGACGAGGTGGGCGATGCGGTCCGCCTGGGCGCGGTGCTGGCCACCACGGACGAGGGGCTGCGCGGCGAAGTGGATGTCATTGGCATGATTCCCTTCCGGCGCGAGGGGGCCAACATCGAGGCGCTGGCTGGTGTGCGGCTGCCGCTGGGCGGCCACTTCGAGGCCTATGCGCTGGGCGGGGTGGGGTTTGGAGAGTCTCCGGGCACGCCCACCTTCCGCGGCCTGGTCGGCCTGGCGGTGGGCAGCGGCGCCCCGGCGGCGTGCGTGGCGGGGGGCAAGCACACGCCCTCGCAGTGCCCGGACCTGGATGACGACGGCGACGGGGTGAAGAACCGGCAGGATGCGTGCCCCACGGAGGGCGGCACGGGTGAGGCGCAGGGCTGCCCCGTGCGCGAGGTGGATTCCGACGGGGACGGCATCCTGGATGTGCGCGATGCGTGCCCCTCGGTGGCGGGCGAGGCCGTGCACGAGGGCTGCCCGGACACCGACAAGGATGGCATTCCGGATGCGGCGGATCAGTGTCCGTCGGAGGCGGGCCTGGCGGCGTTCCAGGGTTGCCCGGACACGGACCGGGATGGGCTGCAGGACTCGCAGGACGCGTGCCCCACGGAGGCGGGTCCCGCCAACCGTAAGGGTTGCCCTGTCAAGGACACGGATGGGGACGGTGTGTTGGATGCGCAGGATTCCTGCCCGAGCGAGGCGGGCCTGAAGGAGCTGAAGGGCTGCCCGGCGAAGGACACGGACAACGACACGGTGGCCGACCACTTGGACAATTGCCCGAGCGAGGCGGGCCCGGCGGACAACCAGGGCTGTCCCGCCAAGCAGAAGCAGCTGGTGGCCATCCGCCAGGACCGCATCGACATCAAGGACACGGTCTACTTCGACAGCGGCAAGGCGACGATCCAGCGCCGCAGCTACAAGCTGCTGGATCAGGTGGCCAAGCTGCTGAAGGAGCACCCGGAGATGGAGAACATCACCATCGAGGGCCACACGGACAACGTGGGCAAGCCCGAGGCGAACCTCCGGCTGTCCCAGCACCGGGCCGAGGCGGTGAAGGACTACCTCGCCCGGAAGGGCGTGGCGCCGCAGCGTCTGGAGGCGAAGGGCTATGGGCAGGAGCGGCCCATCGCCCCCAACACCACTTCGAAGGGGCGGGCCACCAACCGCCGCGTCGAATTCCTCACCACGACCCGCGAGGGCGCGCAGCAGTAA